The proteins below come from a single Geobacillus thermoleovorans genomic window:
- a CDS encoding sigma factor G inhibitor Gin: protein MRTSIADRNQREHVCIVCEQEKKEGIFLFGHFLCLDCNRAIVQTNTDDPNYSFYVRQLRKMFTSKIHS from the coding sequence GTGAGGACATCAATAGCAGACCGGAATCAACGCGAACATGTATGCATCGTTTGTGAACAGGAAAAAAAGGAAGGGATTTTCCTTTTTGGCCATTTTCTTTGTTTGGACTGCAACCGGGCGATTGTGCAAACGAATACGGACGACCCGAACTACTCGTTTTATGTGCGGCAGCTGCGCAAAATGTTTACATCGAAAATTCACTCGTAA
- a CDS encoding aminotransferase class I/II-fold pyridoxal phosphate-dependent enzyme: protein MDQTKTPLYDALVHHWARRPVSFHVPGHKYGALFSKRGRDMFAPLLALDATEISGLDDLHHPESVIAEAQALAAELYGVRETFFLVNGSTAGNLAMIAAVCDGKRKKVIVQRNCHKSVMHALQLMEATPVLLAPEFDRDVCVASHIRPKAVKEALALHDDVAAVVLTNPNYYGMAADLTEIVRLVHEHGIPVLVDEAHGAHFVVGPPFPTSALRYGADVVVQSAHKTLPAMTMGAFLHVNSERVELERLKYFLQLFQSSSPSYPIMASLDLARSYVAQLSKSDAAAIVAEIEKFKAALADIDGVAVVCSRHFGVQTDPLKVTVQTRCSLTGYELQRWLEREGVFVELADRMNVLFVCPLAVTGRLQEAAEKIKRAWRDLPDGEAPVCDASPFLGPPLSVLVPYNELRHLRTKAVALEEAEGYIAAETVIPYPPGVPLVWVGERIGRGHIEQIRQLLCQRAHIQGGSRLKDGQLVVYE, encoded by the coding sequence ATGGATCAAACGAAAACTCCTTTATATGACGCTCTCGTGCACCATTGGGCGCGCCGCCCGGTTTCGTTTCACGTGCCGGGACATAAATACGGCGCTTTGTTTTCGAAACGAGGGAGAGATATGTTTGCGCCGCTGTTGGCGTTGGATGCGACGGAAATTTCCGGCTTGGATGACTTGCATCATCCTGAGTCGGTGATTGCCGAGGCGCAGGCGCTGGCGGCGGAGCTGTATGGCGTTAGGGAGACGTTTTTCCTTGTGAACGGTTCGACGGCAGGGAATTTGGCAATGATCGCCGCCGTGTGTGATGGAAAGAGGAAGAAAGTGATTGTACAACGCAATTGCCATAAATCGGTGATGCATGCATTGCAACTCATGGAAGCCACTCCTGTTCTACTTGCTCCCGAGTTTGATCGTGATGTGTGTGTCGCTTCGCACATTCGTCCTAAAGCGGTCAAAGAGGCGTTGGCGCTTCATGATGATGTTGCTGCGGTTGTATTGACGAACCCAAATTATTATGGAATGGCCGCCGATTTGACAGAAATCGTCCGTCTAGTTCATGAACATGGCATTCCGGTGCTGGTTGATGAGGCGCATGGCGCCCATTTCGTTGTCGGCCCCCCTTTTCCGACATCGGCGCTTCGCTATGGCGCCGATGTTGTCGTGCAGTCGGCGCATAAAACGTTGCCGGCGATGACGATGGGAGCGTTTTTGCATGTAAACAGCGAGCGGGTTGAGCTTGAGCGGTTGAAATATTTTTTGCAGTTGTTTCAGTCAAGCAGCCCGTCTTACCCGATTATGGCGTCGCTCGATTTGGCGCGGAGTTATGTCGCCCAGCTTTCAAAAAGCGATGCGGCGGCGATCGTGGCAGAAATTGAGAAGTTTAAAGCAGCCTTGGCCGATATTGACGGGGTGGCAGTCGTTTGTTCCCGCCATTTTGGCGTACAGACCGACCCGCTGAAAGTAACGGTGCAGACGCGCTGTTCCTTGACCGGGTATGAACTGCAACGTTGGCTTGAGCGCGAAGGGGTGTTTGTCGAGCTTGCTGATCGAATGAACGTGCTTTTCGTTTGCCCGCTGGCGGTAACCGGGCGGCTTCAGGAAGCAGCGGAGAAAATCAAACGAGCGTGGCGCGATTTGCCAGATGGCGAGGCGCCGGTGTGTGACGCTTCGCCTTTTCTCGGACCGCCGCTATCGGTTTTAGTCCCGTATAATGAACTGCGCCATTTGCGGACAAAAGCTGTGGCGCTCGAGGAAGCTGAAGGATATATAGCGGCGGAAACGGTCATTCCATATCCGCCTGGGGTGCCGCTCGTGTGGGTCGGAGAACGGATCGGCCGCGGCCATATTGAACAGATCCGCCAGCTTCTTTGTCAGCGGGCGCACATACAAGGCGGAAGCCGGCTGAAAGATGGTCAGCTGGTTGTATACGAATAG